In Eriocheir sinensis breed Jianghai 21 chromosome 18, ASM2467909v1, whole genome shotgun sequence, the genomic stretch TTCATTTAAATGCACAAAAAATTGCTTAACTAATGTGAAAATGTGCATGGATACTTATGAACAACTCCTCTACTTAGAGatgactcttcccttccttttcttgacCTCCTGACGGCGCTGGGCCATGGAATCACAGAGCTTCTTCAGCAGGTCGCTGCTGATGGATGCCCAGGCCTCCTGGACTGCCACTTCCAACTTCTGTACCATGGAGGCATCAACCCCCTGAAGCTGACCTTTTATGATCCCCCACACATTCTCAATAGGAGAAAGGTCTGGAGAGTTACCTGGCCACTCTTCTATAAACTTTACTTGGCAGTCACGaagccagttttttttttttttttttttttttttttgcagcccTCCTACGGCGGTATTCTTCTCCCAGTGTGGATCTGATGGTCTCAAGGGAGCTTCTTCCttagggtctgatggtcggcccagcctgttctggcgcagggcaagtgtttatagtggcgccatcttatctTGCATTGGATCCAAGCTCCTCTCATCCCCAATCCGAGTCCTTAGAGCCTGGTAGAGCAGGGGTGGTCTTCTGGACTTCTGGTCAGTCGGGGGGTTTGGCGGCGGCCTGGCGGCTGAAAAATGGCAGGCGGGGAACCACGGCGGGATTGAACCCAACCCTCCTGAACACGCCGCCCGCCCTCTGTTATAAGGCAAGGGGCACCATCTTGCTGCAAAATGCTGGttgcactcttctcaaatgcagCCTCCAAATGGTCATTCAGGATGGTGTAGTAAGCATCAGCATTTACCACTTCATTCCTGAGGAGAGTGACAAGCTCACCAAGACCACCATACCCCAGCGAGCCCAACACCATGATATACGCAGGGTACTTTACAGTGCGAGCAAGGAGCTTGTCGCTGTAAGGGTCTGCACCTTGACCGCGCCATACTTTCTTCGGGTTGCTGTCAGTCACTGTAAACATCGCTTCATCTGTCCACAACACCTTTCGCCACTGCTCCGAGGTCCAGTCTCCATATTTTGTGGCAGAAAAACTTAGCCGTTTCTCCCTTTGTTGAGTCGTCATGAGGGGCTTCCTACATGCTGTGACTTTTTTGTAACCCAGGTCAtcgtggaggtggtgttggatgGTGCGAACAGAGGCATTATCGAGAAGCATAGggttattttctttaatttgctTTGCTGTTAAGGTAGGATTGGCTTCCACTTGCCTCTATAATACAGAGATTTCGGGGAGGGACCACAGAGTGAGCTTCTCCTCCATGGCAGTGGAACGGCATTTCCTGGCAGCTGCATGCCTTGAATTTTGCCACAAGACGCTGAACAGAGCGATGATTTAAGCCAGTTTGCTGGACAATTTCTTGGGTTTTTAGGCCTAATCTGTGACACtctgggccgtattacaagtcaaacctgagaagtttcgggtccctacaaaggtcggttaaGGGGCCGTACATGTCCAATcccagaagtttcgggtccctgcagagttattcatcccgaactctgtaagGACcccaaacttctcggattggacttgtagtacgttccctaaactgacctttgtaagGACCCCAAACTTATCGGATTGGACTTGAAGTACGgtccctaaactgacctttgtagagaccccaaacttctcgggtttgacttgtaatacggccctctaTCACTCTCACGATGTCATCATGGCTAGTGCGAGGCTTCGGCATAATGCACACTAAAAAATGTGGCAGAATGCTGCAGCATGCAAGAAAATCTACAGTTCCCAACAGGATGGAAGGTGCAACGCTGCCTCCTCTGGTAAGAGCTAATGCAGCACTGAGTCATTGTTTTCCCTGCTTGGTAGATTAAGGAGAGCATGAGGAAGGTTACCATGTAGCCAATTTCTCCCTCCAATTTACACTTCATTCGAAATCCCGCCATAAGAAGTGTCATGGGGCCAAGTGCGACACTTCAACTGACGAGTACTTTATATGATAACTTTTGTGattttgttaggtaaggttaagtttagggtatcttcaaacacatgatagccagcactttatggtataaattaacaaagaatggcctcactttgttgtatacaAAGTCTTattattaaggaagcatatatgaacttTCTGATTCTAGACCTATAGTAATTttgggattttgttaggttaggtaagtttaggttatcttcaaacacatgatagccaccaccttatggtataaatcaataaagaaatgacctcactttgttgtatagaaagtctcattagtaaggaagcatatatgaattttctgagtcaagacccagTGAAACtgcttggggttttgttaggttaagtttagggtaccttcaaacacatgatagccagcaccttatggtataaatcaacaaatactGACCTCGTTTTGTTCTAtgaaaagtctcattagtaaggtggaatatataaattTTCCGTTTCAAGACccatagtaactgtttggggttttgttaggttaagtttaaggtatcctcaaacacatgataggcagcaccttatggtataaatcaacaaagagtgacctcactttgttttacagaaagtctcattagtaacaaagcatatatgaattttctgagtcaagacctatagtaactgtttgaggttttgttaggttagattaggttaagtttggggtatcatcaagcacatgatagccagcaccttatggtataaatcaacaatgaatgacctcactttgtcgtATAGAAAGTCTAATTAGTAAGGCAGCTTATATGGATATTATATGGATTGGCACtgcagggtgggtgaggcgacgcacCCTCTGGCGTATGcctagattgattgattgattggaggaCTGATTGAAGAGTTAtacaggaagatgaggaaaagattgGGGGGAACCAAGTCCATTTAACACGATATAATGGATCGCAATACAATATTTTGTTTGGTGAACTGTTCCTCAGAAACATAACTCATAGTGATGTTCCCCTGTATGAACGGCTGGTTGAAAATCAGACTACAGTAGTGCCCAGCCTTCAATACCCACCTGACAGCACTCTTCTGTGGTGGCTCATCCTTGTGGATGACTGACTTGATGGCAGAAACCCAGCAATTGTCAATCTTTTTCCAATGGCGCACGGTGACAAAGTCCCTCGCCGTgaccacccctcctggcccctccGTCGCCAGCTGGTACACCACATCAGTGCTGCTGTCCACACTCTGGGGGTGGAGTTCAACTTAGTTACAAGGGCAACAAGAGAAGCTTGGTTTCCCACTTCATGTAATACTAAGCTCGGGATATTACCTGGACTTTTCTCCCCATGTTGATGGCCTTGTTCCAGGTGGACATATTTTCAAAGTTGTGAACAAATTCGTTGAACAGTGTGTTGGCATCAGTGTCAATAACACCCTGAAAAACAAACCTTTGGATAGTAAATAAGTTACAGTGTAAATATTGAGTGGATTTGTTCATATCATAATAGGCTATGATCATACGAATCATAACAGGCTATGATCTTACTGTCAActtgtatattttatttcctcttgggCCCAGCCTGGTGTAGATGGTGTCCCCGTGGGcgctttccttctccaccttccagCCTGGCGAGTGCAGCATTTCCCAGGCTTTGTGTAGCGCCTCAACCCCACAAATCTGTAACTCTCTCTCCTGGAAGAAGTACAAGTGTCCCCGTAAATATCATAAATTCTGCATTAGAGGCTTACAATTATGTTGATGTGTAGATCATAACTTTCGTTGTTTATTTTAATCATGAAGAAATCTGTTTTTTCAAGAGTTTAGATAGTTTGATAGTCACAAGCAGCTTCTTAACCATAAACAGAGCAACAGACTTACTTGTGGGGACAGTTTTCTATTCCCTGTGAAGCCTCCatactcttcctcatcctcagaACCTGTAAAGCACCACAAAGCCTATAGTACCCACAATAAGAAAGTATCTTTATGCATATACATGAAAGCCTCAGTAAACATGATGAGCAGGGTCTTATATTTACCCAGAGGAGACTCCATGGGCGAGTAGAAGTCTCCCACGGTCTCTGAGTATGTGCTAAGGTAGTCCCGCACCCTCTCCAGACCAGGCAGCAGCGGGTCATTCTCATACTGCTCACTACTGGTGGCCgctggaacagggaagggaataTTGCAGGCTTGTTACTGTGCTTTCATTATACCTGTTCTCTGGGAGTCAGTGTAGGAGTACAAGACTTCATGACTCAGAGCCTCCTTGTACCCTTACCTTCAAGCACACTCTTGGCTCTGTTTTCCTGAGGCAACACCCGAAAGTCCACAAACCAAGCCTCGATccaagagatgaagaaggataaCAATAGCAGCGTCACCTCAAACGGGTAACTTGATTTGTCATTCCCTTGCCACTGCAAAGGAAAGTGATACTTGTATAAAAGTTTCTCTTAAATTTTATCTAAATTATCTATATATTGTACTTCATCATTATTAATTAAATTTCTATCAGCAATGGGGGATTAGGAAGACTTATGAAATCCTAagtaaacaaatagaaaaaaatcattCAAAGTCATAAGTAAATAGAGTACTCAATACAGTGGGTCTCTCCACACATTCACACAACTTGAACTTGGCCTAACAAAGCAATCACTGACACAGACTGCGTGCCTCGGCCATCAAAGCACTGTGGTGTGTGCTGGCTTTCGAGTGAGAGTTCATTGCTCTCTCTTCAGTAATATCACTTAGACACTTGAACTTAAAGTTCTTGAGCTTAATCATGTACTGAACCATTACAGTTTCTTTCCTTAATCAAGACCTTACAGTCATTATACACATATGTGGAAACTGACAATGCTTACTATATT encodes the following:
- the LOC127000427 gene encoding steroidogenic acute regulatory protein-like, producing MSLTGHRSPLVGGLGSMSTVSPDIWLANHLPGMQINGRMSAVRRFFCLFVTFDFLFTGLFWAICVLIKNEGAYSALIEEIIHYNVRYSIFDIVMVAGVRFTLLLLMYALLHINHWWMVAITTAGSCAFLIFKGLMYEWQGNDKSSYPFEVTLLLLSFFISWIEAWFVDFRVLPQENRAKSVLEAATSSEQYENDPLLPGLERVRDYLSTYSETVGDFYSPMESPLGSEDEEEYGGFTGNRKLSPQERELQICGVEALHKAWEMLHSPGWKVEKESAHGDTIYTRLGPRGNKIYKLTGVIDTDANTLFNEFVHNFENMSTWNKAINMGRKVQSVDSSTDVVYQLATEGPGGVVTARDFVTVRHWKKIDNCWVSAIKSVIHKDEPPQKSAVRGENGPSCWVFEPAENAPRKCAFQWLLDTDLKGWIPQYVLDQALTYAMTDFMTCLRSHAPTLKSSQRRGHR